One window of the Cherax quadricarinatus isolate ZL_2023a chromosome 41, ASM3850222v1, whole genome shotgun sequence genome contains the following:
- the LOC128695965 gene encoding mucin-2 isoform X2, with the protein MAALDDSLTNFEGQKWSLWAERLGMNSPASDSEDEENAKSRRESTTTRLKKEEMSIYGYCPRWEDFYLVVCDVCGHAIKPQALKQHIDLRHGGVVTPVKSSGGARVSVSSSSKTPKTRGRIHTTNPVVKLEGRIDSRVSLEGNHISHVPSDSGVSRSNSISSSSISSSISTSSRVGGLPGSPRCEMLPSPGSLSVVSMKAEVKTEDGLDCGLDLLPPPQSLPATLPPPAPPEPPHHTLPHPPTHSGPPPTIGPPSIGPPSAGPPSIGPPSIGPPSVGPPSVGPPSVSCPSVTHQGMVTLSGPPSSMGGTSVVGVSMLTQNVSSVEEEVNKISAMLQAEAEALTASQNLIASSSMDMDAGLVGSHDIVEARGQAAGSVTTTGSGLGGRQGMMVNSQTMGSVPVPMSHMSMATLNQIQADLLATVSESDLNAVLNATPETSDLEHTVLPNNSHTQCYLNESGSLTYIDQQTVNTNNYGETTEPPELSIEKVLPQRYNNEQLSMPVLEQITNEVLSEADACVHNLEGVTADVQGQYTNSTQSDLIEVPVESFSFDEIEKISSQCDELTNAVNSITQLCQGGSSGLESQLAGLLQQPTSTPAPSPSLSAQSAPAGNSISAAPTLGTSSQGITVVIGGGAQPTVSTVASQPSLSMPTLAATLKKPVVSTGGPQLVSPGPVTSTQVHTPSHTPTHTPAHTPTHTTTQHTSGSSTLTPAPPTPSPKKSSKKKKPGERKLLPLKDREYDPEVHCGVVVAETGKPCTRSLTCKAHSLTLRRAVTGRSKKFDDLLLEHRAAKEAQTRAAKPPDAATGLVQGTPPRGPVMATTSSGGMVVGGAAATSPLLVKSLGGTATTIVTPGDPSPNPPLHHPMDPPSTPSHTHATPPSPAYWPPTPRIPPALVPADNFYVREPPKPLATCSYNCRRLGGYLASDHRADLLRSAFRNALKKPHPGSVLTDSSISNALNIGGTQERFVNVKPLLAKKLQLTVPSGSGSKDGISVSTGYNGHIHVGNSMGIVNSSAVAATLKRPTQAETLKNNATPITSAKNKNKKVKTNDGAINIVGNVLQLDASGNKNHIPVVVSLQNGLSNNQTITLSNVAIAGVRNSTTQPIRINPSTPTNFGRDSSVTDTRQGNSDNSNIFLGSGLPGGIVISDALAKSFKSDGAGSIRLELHSNTFGDASRLVTNTAKVSGSGVANTVGSGVGGGSNTVGGGVTSGSTAGLAPGQVTYLTSAVAGSGGTTGLTIHHVQQVLNRLQVQGKGGGGSVGGGGGGLSLKLLGSGQAGVTGARSTFVLQQEKEPS; encoded by the exons ATCTCCGTCATGGAGGAGTTGTCACCCCAGTCAAGTCTTCAGGTGGAGCAAGAGTATCAGTGTCATCAAGCAGCAAAACACCCAAGACCAGAGGTCGAATTCACACCACAAATCCCGTCGTAAAACTTGAAGGAAGAATTGACAGCAGAGTTTCACTGGAGGGAAATCATATCTCTCATGTTCCTAGTGATTCTGGTGTCAGTAGGAGTAACagtataagcagcagcagcatcagtagcagcattaGCACTAGCAGTCGAGTTGGAGGGCTGCCAGGCTCCCCAAGGTGTGAGATGTTGCCATCTCCTGGTAGCCTTTCAGTGGTTTCAATGAAGGCTGAGGTGAAGACAGAAGATGGTTTAGATTGTGGGCTTgatctcctgcctccaccacaatcTTTGCCAGCAActttaccaccaccagccccacctgAGCCTCCACATCACACGCTACCACACCCTCCAACACATTCAGGGCCTCCACCCACCATTGGACCTCCCAGTATAGGCCCACCTAGTGCTGGACCTCCTAGCATTGGGCCTCCAAGTATTGGCCCACCCAGTGTAGGGCCTCCTAGTGTAGGGCCACCTAGTGTATCTTGCCCGAGTGTAACACATCAGGGAATGGTGACCCTAAGTGGACCTCCAAGTAGTATGGGAGGAACTTCTGTTGTTGGAGTTTCTATGCTTACTCAGAATGTATCCAGTGTAGAGGAGGAGGTCAACAAAATATCAGCAATGTTACAAGCAGAAGCAGAAGCTCTTACTGCTTCTCAAAATCTCATAGCAAGTTCCTCCATGGACATGGATGCAGGTCTAGTTGGGTCTCATGACATAGTGGAGGCTCGAGGTCAAGCTGCTGGCAGTGTGACCACCACCGGTTCTGGTCTTGGGGGCAGACAAGGGATGATGGTAAACAGTCAGACCATGGGCTCTGTGCCAGTGCCTATGAGTCACATGTCCATGGCAACACTAAACCAGATTCAGGCAGACTTGTTAGCCACTGTAAGTGAGTCAGATCTTAATGCTGTTCTCAATGCCACACCTGAAACCTCTGACCTGGAACATACAGTTCTTCCCAATAATTCTCATACTCAGTGCTACTTAAATGAAAGTGGTAGTTTGACATATATTGACCAACAAACTGTAAATACTAATAATTACGGTGAAACTACTGAACCCCCAGAATTAAGTATTGAGAAGGTATTACCTCAGCGGTACAATAATGAACAGTTATCAATGCCCGTTCTAGAGCAAATCACAAATGAAGTTTTGTCAGAAGCTGATGCTTGTGTGCACAATCTTGAGGGAGTGACAGCTGATGTACAAGGACAGTATACAAACAGTACTCAGTCTGATCTTATTGAAGTACCTGTTGAATCATTTAGTTTTGATGAAATTGAAAAAATATCATCTCAGTGTGATGAACTAACAAATGCAGTTAATTCAATAACTCAGTTATGTCAAGGTGGGAGCAGTGGATTAGAGTCACAGCTAGCGGGCTTGTTGCAACAGCCAACATCTACCCCAGCACCGTCCCCCTCCTTAAGTGCACAATCAGCCCCTGCTGGCAACTCCATCAGTGCTGCACCCACCTTGGGAACCTCCAGCCAGGGTATCACTGTAGTCATAGGAGGCGGGGCACAACCAACCGTTAGTACTGTTGCATCTCAGCCCTCACTCTCCATGCCTACTTTAGCTGCCACATTAAAGAAACCAGTTGTATCTACGGGAGGGCCACAGCTAGTGTCTCCAGGTCCTGTTACATCAACACAAGTGCACACCCCGTCTCACACACCAACTCAtactcctgctcacactccaacgcaCACAACAACCCAACACACTTCTGGGTCATCCACCCTCACGCCAGCCCCTCCAACACCGTCACCTAAAAAATCGAGCAAAAAGAAAAAGCCTGGTGAAAGAAAACTTTTACCTCTTAAGGATAGAGAATATGATCCTGAGGTTcattgtggtgttgtagtggcagAGACTGGGAAGCCCTGTACCCGTTCCCTCACCTGCAAGGCCCACTCTCTTACTTTGCGGCGAGCTGTAACTGGAAGATCTAAAAAGTTTGATGATCTCCTCTTAGAGCACCGAGCAGCCAAGGAAGCACAAACCAGAGCTGCTAAACCTCCAGATGCAGCTACAGGTCTTGTACAA GGCACCCCACCCCGTGGCCCGGTCATGGCCACCACTAGCAGcggagggatggtggtaggtggggcTGCTGCTACATCCCCTCTCCTGGTTAAATCTTTGGGGGGCACCGCGACCACAATAGTGACTCCGGGTGACCCTTCTCCCAACCCACCCCTACATCATCCAATGGATCCCCCCAGCACCCCGTCGCACACCCATGCCACGCCCCCCTCTCCTGCATATTGGCCGCCTACTCCTAGGATTCCTCCGGCCCTCGTACCTGCAGATAATTTTTATGTTCGAGAGCCGCCCAAGCCTCTTGCT ACATGTTCGTACAACTGTAGAAGACTAGGTGGATACTTGGCCTCTGATCACCGGGCGGACTTGTTACGCAGTGCATTCCGTAATGCTCTGAAGAAGCCCCATCCAGGCTCTGTACTCACAGACTCTAGCATCAGCAATGCTTTAAATATTGGTGGTACTCAAGAGAGATTTGTAAATGTCAAACCCCTGTTAGCTAAAAAGTTGCAGCTAACTGTCCCTTCAGGGTCTGGCAGTAAGGACGGCATAAGTGTGAGCACCGGGTACAACGGTCATATCCATGTCGGTAATAGCATGGGGATTGTGAATAGCAGTGCAGTGGCGGCAACACTTAAACGACCCACCCAAGCTGAAACCTTAAAAAATAATGCTACTCCTATCACCAGtgccaaaaataaaaataaaaaagtgaAAACAAATGATGGTGCTATCAATATTGTGGGAAATGTATTGCAACTTGACGCTAGTGGGAACAAGAACCACATTCCTGTTGTTGTCAGTTTGCAAAATGGCTTGTCGAACAATCAGACTATAACTTTAAGTAATGTAGCAATTGCTGGAGTTAGAAACTCTACTACTCAACCTATTCGAATaaacccatccacacccaccaaTTTTGGGAGAGACTCGTCAGTTACGGACACACGGCAAGGCAACAGTGATAATTCAAACATTTTTCTTGGGTCTGGTTTACCGGGTGGAATTGTGATATCTGACGCTTTAGCAAAATCGTTCAAAAGTGATGGTGCTGGGAGTATTCGATTAGAACTTCACAGCAATACTTTTGGTGATGCATCAAGATTGGTCACAAATACTGCCAAAG TAAGTGGTAGTGGAGTTGCAAATACAGTGGGTTCAGGTGTTGGTGGGGGCAGCAATACTGTTGGCGGTGGCGTTACAAGTGGCAGTACTGCTGGCCTAGCCCCTGGCCAGGTCACTTACCTCACCTCAGCTGTGGCTGGTAGTGGAGGAACTACTGGCCTCACtatccatcatgtacaacag GTTCTAAACCGGCTACAAGTGCAAGGCAAAGGCGGTGGAGGGTCAGTTGGTGGTGGCGGAGGAGGGCTTTCACTCAAATTGCTTGGGTCTGGGCAGGCTGGGGTAACAGGTGCAAGATCCACCTTCGTTCTTCAACAGGAGAAAGAGCCCTCCTGA
- the LOC128695965 gene encoding mucin-2 isoform X1 yields the protein MAALDDSLTNFEGQKWSLWAERLGMNSPASDSEDEENAKSRRESTTTRLKKEEMSIYGYCPRWEDFYLVVCDVCGHAIKPQALKQHIDKCLSWRKCCITSSSLCIKDLRHGGVVTPVKSSGGARVSVSSSSKTPKTRGRIHTTNPVVKLEGRIDSRVSLEGNHISHVPSDSGVSRSNSISSSSISSSISTSSRVGGLPGSPRCEMLPSPGSLSVVSMKAEVKTEDGLDCGLDLLPPPQSLPATLPPPAPPEPPHHTLPHPPTHSGPPPTIGPPSIGPPSAGPPSIGPPSIGPPSVGPPSVGPPSVSCPSVTHQGMVTLSGPPSSMGGTSVVGVSMLTQNVSSVEEEVNKISAMLQAEAEALTASQNLIASSSMDMDAGLVGSHDIVEARGQAAGSVTTTGSGLGGRQGMMVNSQTMGSVPVPMSHMSMATLNQIQADLLATVSESDLNAVLNATPETSDLEHTVLPNNSHTQCYLNESGSLTYIDQQTVNTNNYGETTEPPELSIEKVLPQRYNNEQLSMPVLEQITNEVLSEADACVHNLEGVTADVQGQYTNSTQSDLIEVPVESFSFDEIEKISSQCDELTNAVNSITQLCQGGSSGLESQLAGLLQQPTSTPAPSPSLSAQSAPAGNSISAAPTLGTSSQGITVVIGGGAQPTVSTVASQPSLSMPTLAATLKKPVVSTGGPQLVSPGPVTSTQVHTPSHTPTHTPAHTPTHTTTQHTSGSSTLTPAPPTPSPKKSSKKKKPGERKLLPLKDREYDPEVHCGVVVAETGKPCTRSLTCKAHSLTLRRAVTGRSKKFDDLLLEHRAAKEAQTRAAKPPDAATGLVQGTPPRGPVMATTSSGGMVVGGAAATSPLLVKSLGGTATTIVTPGDPSPNPPLHHPMDPPSTPSHTHATPPSPAYWPPTPRIPPALVPADNFYVREPPKPLATCSYNCRRLGGYLASDHRADLLRSAFRNALKKPHPGSVLTDSSISNALNIGGTQERFVNVKPLLAKKLQLTVPSGSGSKDGISVSTGYNGHIHVGNSMGIVNSSAVAATLKRPTQAETLKNNATPITSAKNKNKKVKTNDGAINIVGNVLQLDASGNKNHIPVVVSLQNGLSNNQTITLSNVAIAGVRNSTTQPIRINPSTPTNFGRDSSVTDTRQGNSDNSNIFLGSGLPGGIVISDALAKSFKSDGAGSIRLELHSNTFGDASRLVTNTAKVSGSGVANTVGSGVGGGSNTVGGGVTSGSTAGLAPGQVTYLTSAVAGSGGTTGLTIHHVQQVLNRLQVQGKGGGGSVGGGGGGLSLKLLGSGQAGVTGARSTFVLQQEKEPS from the exons ATAAATGTCTCAGCTGGAGGAAGTGTTGTATAACAAGTTCAAGTCTCTGCATCAAAG ATCTCCGTCATGGAGGAGTTGTCACCCCAGTCAAGTCTTCAGGTGGAGCAAGAGTATCAGTGTCATCAAGCAGCAAAACACCCAAGACCAGAGGTCGAATTCACACCACAAATCCCGTCGTAAAACTTGAAGGAAGAATTGACAGCAGAGTTTCACTGGAGGGAAATCATATCTCTCATGTTCCTAGTGATTCTGGTGTCAGTAGGAGTAACagtataagcagcagcagcatcagtagcagcattaGCACTAGCAGTCGAGTTGGAGGGCTGCCAGGCTCCCCAAGGTGTGAGATGTTGCCATCTCCTGGTAGCCTTTCAGTGGTTTCAATGAAGGCTGAGGTGAAGACAGAAGATGGTTTAGATTGTGGGCTTgatctcctgcctccaccacaatcTTTGCCAGCAActttaccaccaccagccccacctgAGCCTCCACATCACACGCTACCACACCCTCCAACACATTCAGGGCCTCCACCCACCATTGGACCTCCCAGTATAGGCCCACCTAGTGCTGGACCTCCTAGCATTGGGCCTCCAAGTATTGGCCCACCCAGTGTAGGGCCTCCTAGTGTAGGGCCACCTAGTGTATCTTGCCCGAGTGTAACACATCAGGGAATGGTGACCCTAAGTGGACCTCCAAGTAGTATGGGAGGAACTTCTGTTGTTGGAGTTTCTATGCTTACTCAGAATGTATCCAGTGTAGAGGAGGAGGTCAACAAAATATCAGCAATGTTACAAGCAGAAGCAGAAGCTCTTACTGCTTCTCAAAATCTCATAGCAAGTTCCTCCATGGACATGGATGCAGGTCTAGTTGGGTCTCATGACATAGTGGAGGCTCGAGGTCAAGCTGCTGGCAGTGTGACCACCACCGGTTCTGGTCTTGGGGGCAGACAAGGGATGATGGTAAACAGTCAGACCATGGGCTCTGTGCCAGTGCCTATGAGTCACATGTCCATGGCAACACTAAACCAGATTCAGGCAGACTTGTTAGCCACTGTAAGTGAGTCAGATCTTAATGCTGTTCTCAATGCCACACCTGAAACCTCTGACCTGGAACATACAGTTCTTCCCAATAATTCTCATACTCAGTGCTACTTAAATGAAAGTGGTAGTTTGACATATATTGACCAACAAACTGTAAATACTAATAATTACGGTGAAACTACTGAACCCCCAGAATTAAGTATTGAGAAGGTATTACCTCAGCGGTACAATAATGAACAGTTATCAATGCCCGTTCTAGAGCAAATCACAAATGAAGTTTTGTCAGAAGCTGATGCTTGTGTGCACAATCTTGAGGGAGTGACAGCTGATGTACAAGGACAGTATACAAACAGTACTCAGTCTGATCTTATTGAAGTACCTGTTGAATCATTTAGTTTTGATGAAATTGAAAAAATATCATCTCAGTGTGATGAACTAACAAATGCAGTTAATTCAATAACTCAGTTATGTCAAGGTGGGAGCAGTGGATTAGAGTCACAGCTAGCGGGCTTGTTGCAACAGCCAACATCTACCCCAGCACCGTCCCCCTCCTTAAGTGCACAATCAGCCCCTGCTGGCAACTCCATCAGTGCTGCACCCACCTTGGGAACCTCCAGCCAGGGTATCACTGTAGTCATAGGAGGCGGGGCACAACCAACCGTTAGTACTGTTGCATCTCAGCCCTCACTCTCCATGCCTACTTTAGCTGCCACATTAAAGAAACCAGTTGTATCTACGGGAGGGCCACAGCTAGTGTCTCCAGGTCCTGTTACATCAACACAAGTGCACACCCCGTCTCACACACCAACTCAtactcctgctcacactccaacgcaCACAACAACCCAACACACTTCTGGGTCATCCACCCTCACGCCAGCCCCTCCAACACCGTCACCTAAAAAATCGAGCAAAAAGAAAAAGCCTGGTGAAAGAAAACTTTTACCTCTTAAGGATAGAGAATATGATCCTGAGGTTcattgtggtgttgtagtggcagAGACTGGGAAGCCCTGTACCCGTTCCCTCACCTGCAAGGCCCACTCTCTTACTTTGCGGCGAGCTGTAACTGGAAGATCTAAAAAGTTTGATGATCTCCTCTTAGAGCACCGAGCAGCCAAGGAAGCACAAACCAGAGCTGCTAAACCTCCAGATGCAGCTACAGGTCTTGTACAA GGCACCCCACCCCGTGGCCCGGTCATGGCCACCACTAGCAGcggagggatggtggtaggtggggcTGCTGCTACATCCCCTCTCCTGGTTAAATCTTTGGGGGGCACCGCGACCACAATAGTGACTCCGGGTGACCCTTCTCCCAACCCACCCCTACATCATCCAATGGATCCCCCCAGCACCCCGTCGCACACCCATGCCACGCCCCCCTCTCCTGCATATTGGCCGCCTACTCCTAGGATTCCTCCGGCCCTCGTACCTGCAGATAATTTTTATGTTCGAGAGCCGCCCAAGCCTCTTGCT ACATGTTCGTACAACTGTAGAAGACTAGGTGGATACTTGGCCTCTGATCACCGGGCGGACTTGTTACGCAGTGCATTCCGTAATGCTCTGAAGAAGCCCCATCCAGGCTCTGTACTCACAGACTCTAGCATCAGCAATGCTTTAAATATTGGTGGTACTCAAGAGAGATTTGTAAATGTCAAACCCCTGTTAGCTAAAAAGTTGCAGCTAACTGTCCCTTCAGGGTCTGGCAGTAAGGACGGCATAAGTGTGAGCACCGGGTACAACGGTCATATCCATGTCGGTAATAGCATGGGGATTGTGAATAGCAGTGCAGTGGCGGCAACACTTAAACGACCCACCCAAGCTGAAACCTTAAAAAATAATGCTACTCCTATCACCAGtgccaaaaataaaaataaaaaagtgaAAACAAATGATGGTGCTATCAATATTGTGGGAAATGTATTGCAACTTGACGCTAGTGGGAACAAGAACCACATTCCTGTTGTTGTCAGTTTGCAAAATGGCTTGTCGAACAATCAGACTATAACTTTAAGTAATGTAGCAATTGCTGGAGTTAGAAACTCTACTACTCAACCTATTCGAATaaacccatccacacccaccaaTTTTGGGAGAGACTCGTCAGTTACGGACACACGGCAAGGCAACAGTGATAATTCAAACATTTTTCTTGGGTCTGGTTTACCGGGTGGAATTGTGATATCTGACGCTTTAGCAAAATCGTTCAAAAGTGATGGTGCTGGGAGTATTCGATTAGAACTTCACAGCAATACTTTTGGTGATGCATCAAGATTGGTCACAAATACTGCCAAAG TAAGTGGTAGTGGAGTTGCAAATACAGTGGGTTCAGGTGTTGGTGGGGGCAGCAATACTGTTGGCGGTGGCGTTACAAGTGGCAGTACTGCTGGCCTAGCCCCTGGCCAGGTCACTTACCTCACCTCAGCTGTGGCTGGTAGTGGAGGAACTACTGGCCTCACtatccatcatgtacaacag GTTCTAAACCGGCTACAAGTGCAAGGCAAAGGCGGTGGAGGGTCAGTTGGTGGTGGCGGAGGAGGGCTTTCACTCAAATTGCTTGGGTCTGGGCAGGCTGGGGTAACAGGTGCAAGATCCACCTTCGTTCTTCAACAGGAGAAAGAGCCCTCCTGA